From the genome of Halobacteriovorax marinus SJ:
TTGGCCATTATTATGCTTATAAGCTTTAGCTCAATCGCTAAGGATTTAAGCTCTTTCTATTTAGAGAGTCGTACTCGAATCCTATTAGCGGGGGAGAGGCACATAAATGATCAAGCACGAGATATCTTTTCAGAGTCCCTAGAGGACTTTAAGCGCAGAGGTGGAGATACCCTAGGGCTTGAAATGGTCGAAAGCCATAAGCAATTTCTTCTTGATAACTTTTTGCAAAAACGCGAGAACTCAGAGTTTAAACTCTATGAATATCTTAGAGTGCGATGGCAATATAATACCGAAAATTATATGAAATTAATTACCAGAGCGAGATCTCTTGATCTTAAACTCTTAGCAATAGACTTGGATAAGAGAAAGAGACCTGCTGAGACAGCTCTATATCCAGTGCCACCTGAAATATCAAAAGTTCGTGCTGCAAGAGAGGCCCATATGGCCAAAGTTCTATGCCAAGCAGAGTTTCAAAGAATAGTTATTATTATTGGTTCATTTCACGCTCTAGATAAATTTCTTCCAACAGCTCTTAGAAAAGAGTGCTACGCTGAATCGGAGAGTATTAATCTCTCAAAGTTATAAACTTTGGAAAGAAGTAGATAAGATAGAGAATAAAAGAAAGCGTCCAAAATCCCATTGAAATATGAAGTAGCGTTCCATCTAGACCGCCCATAAATATAGGGTGGAGAACTCGTACAAAAGCACCAACAAGAATAGAAGTAAATGAGAAGGTGATAAGCTTAGTTGCTTTCATTTCTAAACCTGAGTGTCCTAGTGAAACTCTCGACATCATTCCAATAGCAAATATTCCAAGAGCCCCTGCATAGAGAGCGTGAAAAACGGCCCTCGCCTCAGCTAAATTCTCCATATAAAGAGCAAGGGAATTTAAGAGAAAGTAAAATATAAGCCACAAATGTCCAAGAAAGAGAATCCACAGCATTGGTACTCTAAGTATCTTCTTTGAAAAGTAGAGTTTAAAGCGAATACACAGAAGGAGAAAGCAGATAAAAGAGAGCGTCGTCGTGGCAAACTTTACTCCTAAAATTGTGAGTACTAGCATGGCAAATGAAACTGCTACAATTGTTAAATCTAGCTTCTTATTTTGATGAATGAGTTGAGTTTGAAATTTAGAGTTTACGAAGAAGGGAATAAGTCTTCCTGAGAATATAATTAGAAGAGCAGCAATAATGAATGCCATTAGATGGTAAGCACTTTCTAATAGAAGCTCATGTTCATTAATGGCTCCATAGATAGATAGTAGTTCACTTATAAGTAGCGCCAATAAGAGAGGAAGTGCTATGAAAGCATTTTGAGTTCTTCCAAGAATTAAAAATAATTTTATGATTAGAAAAATAAGTGGAAGAGCACAGAAGAAGTAGATCGAAAGCTCTGATGGTTGAGAAACCATAATCACTCGAGCAAAAATCCACGAAGTAACAAGAAGTAAAGTCCAACCACTGCTAACGGGCTTCACTTGACGCCACTTAGGAGCTGCCGTTAAGAGAAAACCACTAAGGAGTGCACTTGTGAATCCAAAT
Proteins encoded in this window:
- a CDS encoding NnrS family protein, encoding MYFLQAPFRPFFTLTALAAIFIPMYFVGILVNGYYINEAYLSSSFWHAHEMIFGFTSALLSGFLLTAAPKWRQVKPVSSGWTLLLVTSWIFARVIMVSQPSELSIYFFCALPLIFLIIKLFLILGRTQNAFIALPLLLALLISELLSIYGAINEHELLLESAYHLMAFIIAALLIIFSGRLIPFFVNSKFQTQLIHQNKKLDLTIVAVSFAMLVLTILGVKFATTTLSFICFLLLCIRFKLYFSKKILRVPMLWILFLGHLWLIFYFLLNSLALYMENLAEARAVFHALYAGALGIFAIGMMSRVSLGHSGLEMKATKLITFSFTSILVGAFVRVLHPIFMGGLDGTLLHISMGFWTLSFILYLIYFFPKFITLRD
- a CDS encoding ChaN family lipoprotein; amino-acid sequence: MKRYFLAIIMLISFSSIAKDLSSFYLESRTRILLAGERHINDQARDIFSESLEDFKRRGGDTLGLEMVESHKQFLLDNFLQKRENSEFKLYEYLRVRWQYNTENYMKLITRARSLDLKLLAIDLDKRKRPAETALYPVPPEISKVRAAREAHMAKVLCQAEFQRIVIIIGSFHALDKFLPTALRKECYAESESINLSKL